The following DNA comes from Sulfitobacter sp. HNIBRBA3233.
TATTGTAGCCGAACGATGTGCCCCGGTCGCACAGCATGATCCGTTCGTTGCCCGTGCTGGCGATTTTCTGCGCCACGTTGCCCATGTCCCACGGTGCCAGGAACTGCCCTTTCTTGACGTTGATCGCGCAACCCGTTTCCCCCGCGGCCAGCAACAGGTCGGTCTGGCGGCACAGGAACGCGGGGATCTGGATCACATCCACCACCTCGCCCGCAGGGGCGCATTGGGCGGCGTCATGCACATCGGTCAGGATCGGGCAGCCGAATTCGTCGCGGATCTTGTCGAGAATGCTCAGGCCCTCGTCGATGCCCAGGCCCCGCTGGGTGGTGATCGAGGAGCGGTTGGCCTTGTCGTAGCTGGCCTTGAAGATGAACCGTGTCCCCGTCGGTGCGCAGGCCGCGGCAATGCGCTCGGCCATCATCCGCGCGTGGTCAAGCGATTCCAGCTGGCACGGTCCGGTAATCAGCGCAAGAGGGTGCGTGCCACCGACGGGAATGCCGGAAATGTCGATGGGATTCGTCTCTATCATTGGGTTTCCAGTGCTTTTTCGATCCGCGCCACATCGGACGGGTTGTTGAGTTCCCAAAAGACACGGCCGCGCGCGTCGACCTCTACACAGGCAACGGGAATGCCCGTGTAGAGAAACCGTAGCTGTTCGAGCCCTTCGAGGGTTTCCAGCGGGCTGACGGGGGTCTCCACGTAGCGGCGCAGCGCATCGGGGCGGTAGGCGTAGACGCCCACGTGGTGGAAGACGGGGATCGGCTCGGTCACCTTTCCGGGGTCGATGTAGGGCAGCACTTCCTTGGAGAAATAGAGCGCGCGGCCCTGCGCGTCGAAGACGGCGGTGGTGCCGCCCACGCGGCCCTGCGCGCGGTCTTCCTTCAGGGCGTCATAGGTTGCCCGGTCGCAGCGCAGCACCGGCGTGGCCATCTGGATGGTGTCGTCAGCGGCCATGGCGTCGATCAAAGCCTCGACGAACCACGGCGGGGTCAGCGGTGCATCGCCCTGGAAATTGATCACCAGATCCGCGTCGATCCCGGCGTTGGCGAGTGCCTCGGCCACCCGCGCGGTGCCGTTCTCGCGTTCGGGGGCGGTCATCACCACATCGGCGCCGAAGGCGCGCGCGGCCCCGGCGATGCGGTCGTCATCGGTCGCCACATAGACGGCATCGACACCGCGGATCGCACGGGCGGCGGTCCAGCTCATCTCGATCAGGGACTTTTCGCTGCCGTCGCGCTGGCGCAGGCTGACCAGCGGTTTGCCGGGATAGCGGGTAGAAGCGTAGCGCGCGGGAATAAAGACAACGGTTTTCATCTCAGACGACCCCCGCCCGCAACAGATCATGGATGTGCAGCACCCCCAGCGGCCGGCGGTCCGCATCGGTGATAAGCAGTACGCTAAGCTTGCGCTCATTGAGCACCGCCAGCGCCTCGGCAGCCAGCGTGTCGGGGCCCAGCATCAGTGGATCACGGGTGGCGATGTCGCGCGCGCGGCGTTCCATCAACCCTTGCATGTTGCGCCGCAAGTCGCCGTCAGTGATCGCACCGGCCACGCGCCCGTCCTCGACCAGCACCCCGATGCCGAGGCTTTTCGTGGTCATCTCCAGCAGCACATCACCCATCGGGGCGTCGGCGGGCAGGATCGGCATCTCCGCCCCCGAATGCATCAGGTCGGACACGCGGCGCATCTGCGCGCCCAGCTTGCCGCCGGGGTGGTAGACGTTGAAATCCTCGGCGACAAAGCCGCGCCGCTCCATCAGCGCGACGGCCAGCGCGTCACCCATTGCCAGCGTCAGGGTGGTCGATGTGGTGGGCGCCATGCCGATGGGGCAGGCT
Coding sequences within:
- a CDS encoding KpsF/GutQ family sugar-phosphate isomerase, with protein sequence MNQASPSPTSDSLACARRVLEIEARALSQMAAELPADFAPAIDAILASPGRVIVSGVGKSGHIGRKIAATLASTGTPSYFVHATEASHGDLGMIGKGDVCILISNSGETAELRDIVYHTQRFSIPMIGISSNAGSTLMQAADYRLTLPRAPEACPIGMAPTTSTTLTLAMGDALAVALMERRGFVAEDFNVYHPGGKLGAQMRRVSDLMHSGAEMPILPADAPMGDVLLEMTTKSLGIGVLVEDGRVAGAITDGDLRRNMQGLMERRARDIATRDPLMLGPDTLAAEALAVLNERKLSVLLITDADRRPLGVLHIHDLLRAGVV
- a CDS encoding 3-deoxy-manno-octulosonate cytidylyltransferase gives rise to the protein MKTVVFIPARYASTRYPGKPLVSLRQRDGSEKSLIEMSWTAARAIRGVDAVYVATDDDRIAGAARAFGADVVMTAPERENGTARVAEALANAGIDADLVINFQGDAPLTPPWFVEALIDAMAADDTIQMATPVLRCDRATYDALKEDRAQGRVGGTTAVFDAQGRALYFSKEVLPYIDPGKVTEPIPVFHHVGVYAYRPDALRRYVETPVSPLETLEGLEQLRFLYTGIPVACVEVDARGRVFWELNNPSDVARIEKALETQ
- the kdsA gene encoding 3-deoxy-8-phosphooctulonate synthase; translated protein: MIETNPIDISGIPVGGTHPLALITGPCQLESLDHARMMAERIAAACAPTGTRFIFKASYDKANRSSITTQRGLGIDEGLSILDKIRDEFGCPILTDVHDAAQCAPAGEVVDVIQIPAFLCRQTDLLLAAGETGCAINVKKGQFLAPWDMGNVAQKIASTGNERIMLCDRGTSFGYNTLVSDFRGLPTMARTGYPVVFDATHSVQQPGGQGTTSGGQREFAPVLARAAVAVGVSALFIETHEDPDNAPSDGPNMIPVDRMEALIGQLRALDDLTKSQAKIALD